Genomic DNA from Flavobacterium sp. N502540:
CATTTAACCAATTGACGAAAATAGTAAACTGATAATTTTTATCGAATAGGGTACGGGCTCCCCAGGCCGAAAGTTTCAGAATGGCCGGGCCGCTCATTCCCCAATGTGTGATTAACAAAGGTCCGGTCGACTCGAGTTTGGTATCTTTTACGGTTACAGTGACTTGTGCTGCAACACCGGGTAATTCTTTTATTCGGGGATCTTTGATATTGAAAGTGAATAATGAGGGAACCGGGCTTACAATTGCATGCCCTTGGTTTTGCAACATTTCCCAGATTTTAGGATTGCTTCCGGTGGCCATTACTAATTTTTCGGCAGCGAAATTTTCATTTTGAGTATCAATTTTCCAACAATCTTCTTTTTTAAAAATCGATTGTACGCTTTGTCCCGTGAGTACCTTTATGCCTAGTTTTTCGGTTGCTCTTAAGAAACAATCGATAATGGTTTGTGAGGAATTGGAAACAGGAAACATTCTGCCATCTTCTTCGATTTTTAACTCGACACCATGCTTTTCGAACCATTCGATCGTGTCACCTGAGCAAAACTGATGAAAAGGACCGCGAAGTTCTTTTTCGCCACGCGGATAAAATTTAACCAATTCATTCGGTTCAAAACAGGCATGCGTTACGTTACATCTTCCGCCGCCTGAAACACGAACTTTAGAAAGTACTTCTTTTCCGCGTTCTAAAATGGCAATTTTTAGTTTAGGATTTTTCTCTGCAATATTAATCGCTGTGAAAAAACCTGCAGCACCTCCGCCAACGATGATTATGTCGAAATTTTGAGTCATATTTTTTTATTTGCCACAAATTCACAATTTTTTATTCTCAGAGATAAGAAAAAATACTTCGTGAATTTGGGGCTATTTTAAACTTATATTTTGTCCGGACAGTCAGAAATGATTCCGTCTATATTATAATTCTTTACTTTTTGAATGTCTTCTTCCGTATTAACGGTCCATGGGAAAACGAGAAATCCTTTTTCCTGCATTTGGCTTACATTTTCTAAATCCAGCAGGTGATAATCAGGATGAATGGCTTTCGCTTTTATGGTTTTGGCGAAAGCTAGAGCAGTATCAAGATCTTCTTCTGTTAAAACACCAATAGGAATTTTTGGATTTAAATAGGATGTTTCCTGCAGCATATTCCAATCGAAACTTGAAACTATAAAATGATTGTAGTTCCAGTTTTTTTCTGAGATATATTGTTCAATTAATGCGACAACTTTTTTTGGGGTTCCTAAACCTTTTAATTCGACATTAATGAAACATTTTTTGTCAACCAGATCAAAAACTTCGTTTAAAGTTGGAATTTCATATTGCCCGGCAATCAAAAATGATTTTAGTTCGGCTAAGGTATATTGAGTGATCTCGCCCATTCCGTTGGCCATTTTGTCAATGGTTTCATCGTGCATTACAATTATATGTCCATCAGCGCTTAAGTGAACATCAAGTTCAATTCCGTCAGCATTGAGATCTAACGCTTTCTGAAATGCTTTTAAAGTGTTCTCAGGTTCGTAAGCTTTTGCGCCTCTGTGTGCTATTTTTAGCATTTTGCAGTATTTTTTCTAACCGCAAAGGTCGCAAAGTTTTACGCAAGGTTAGCAAGGAATTTATTAAAAATTAAATAGCCACGAATTCACGAATTATTTTTTATAATCTTTGAAAATAAAAATTCGTGAATTTGTGGCAAAAAAACTTTGTGAATCTTTACGTTTCTCTGGGGTAAAATCGTTATTCTTTTTCCAGTAAAACGATATCGAAATCGCTATCAATAATTACTTTTCCGTTAATTACTTCAACTTTCAGGCTGGAGTAAGCGTCTTTTAATTTTGTTCCGTTTAGGAAGATTTCGCCAACAGTTAGCTCTTTTTTTCCTTTGGGTAAATCTAACCCAATTACAACTTTATCATTATAAGTATCTTTTGTGAAAGTTCTCGAAAAAATATAAGGTTGTGCGCTAATCTGATGGTGAATTCCTGCACCCACAGCGGGATGATTTCTTCTAAACTGTCCTAATTTTTGCCAGTGTAAAAGTGTTTTTTGAGTTTCAGGACTGTTTTGAATATCGTCCCAATTCATGTTAGAACGCAAAGTGGCATCGCCCTGAGTTCCTTCAATCACCAGAGAGCGATTGGATTCATCACCATAATAAACCTGAGACATTCCGGGGGAGAGTAGCAGTTTGGTTCCCGCTTCAATACTTTTTACACGATAGGCATCAAAAGGCTGACCATCGTCATGCGAGGACATATAATTCAAAACCGAATATCCTTTTAAATCATTTTGAAGATGATTGGAATATTTCGAAAATAAATTTTCATAATTGTTCTGAGCGGCATTCCACTTGAATTCGAAGTTAATCATACTGTTGAAACCGTTTTGGAAATAATTCACTTTACGGTCTCCAAAATCATAATCTTGACCACCACTTATTCCATATCCGTAAACTTCGGCAATCGTATAAAAAGGGTTTTGGTCCAAGACTTCCTGAGGATGGTTCTTTTTCCAACTATCGAAAGCATAGTCACATTCTTTTTTAAAATCGGCCCAGACACTTTCTTCGGTATGTTTTACAGTATCTCCTCTGTAACCGTCAATGCCAAAT
This window encodes:
- a CDS encoding alpha-amylase family glycosyl hydrolase, coding for MKKYIFLFLPLVSLIMSCSGSKSVTMNNDTSKTPFIWEGANVYFLLTDRFYNGDTSNDVNFNRTKTPGKLRGFEGGDIIGITQKIESGYFTQLGINAIWLTPIVEQIHDGVDEGTGLSYGFHGYWAKDWTALDPNFGTKEDLANLVKKAHAKGIRIILDGVINHTGPVTPEDPVWPSDWVRTGVVCDYKSFENTTMCTLVDNLPDVKTESTQNVELPSLLIEKWKKEGRYEKEIATLDEFFKRTGYPRSPKYYIIKWLTDYISEFGIDGYRGDTVKHTEESVWADFKKECDYAFDSWKKNHPQEVLDQNPFYTIAEVYGYGISGGQDYDFGDRKVNYFQNGFNSMINFEFKWNAAQNNYENLFSKYSNHLQNDLKGYSVLNYMSSHDDGQPFDAYRVKSIEAGTKLLLSPGMSQVYYGDESNRSLVIEGTQGDATLRSNMNWDDIQNSPETQKTLLHWQKLGQFRRNHPAVGAGIHHQISAQPYIFSRTFTKDTYNDKVVIGLDLPKGKKELTVGEIFLNGTKLKDAYSSLKVEVINGKVIIDSDFDIVLLEKE
- a CDS encoding NAD(P)/FAD-dependent oxidoreductase produces the protein MTQNFDIIIVGGGAAGFFTAINIAEKNPKLKIAILERGKEVLSKVRVSGGGRCNVTHACFEPNELVKFYPRGEKELRGPFHQFCSGDTIEWFEKHGVELKIEEDGRMFPVSNSSQTIIDCFLRATEKLGIKVLTGQSVQSIFKKEDCWKIDTQNENFAAEKLVMATGSNPKIWEMLQNQGHAIVSPVPSLFTFNIKDPRIKELPGVAAQVTVTVKDTKLESTGPLLITHWGMSGPAILKLSAWGARTLFDKNYQFTIFVNWLNDVDTEDAEKILKELKQEHAKKAVSKKSPFDFPNRLWESLVLASGIDTETKWADLSKNQLQQLASQLTKATFQVNGKSTFKEEFVTAGGIDLKEINFKTMESKLHENLYFAGEIVNIDAITGGFNFQNAWTSGFILANGI
- a CDS encoding glycerophosphodiester phosphodiesterase, whose translation is MLKIAHRGAKAYEPENTLKAFQKALDLNADGIELDVHLSADGHIIVMHDETIDKMANGMGEITQYTLAELKSFLIAGQYEIPTLNEVFDLVDKKCFINVELKGLGTPKKVVALIEQYISEKNWNYNHFIVSSFDWNMLQETSYLNPKIPIGVLTEEDLDTALAFAKTIKAKAIHPDYHLLDLENVSQMQEKGFLVFPWTVNTEEDIQKVKNYNIDGIISDCPDKI